A window from Sus scrofa isolate TJ Tabasco breed Duroc chromosome 2, Sscrofa11.1, whole genome shotgun sequence encodes these proteins:
- the POLR2G gene encoding DNA-directed RNA polymerase II subunit RPB7: MFYHISLEHEILLHPRYFGPNLLNTVKQKLFTEVEGTCTGKYGFVIAVTTIDNIGAGVIQPGRGFVLYPVKYKAIVFRPFKGEVVDAVVTQVNKVGLFTEIGPMSCFISRHSIPSEMEFDPNSNPPCYKTMDEDIVIQQDDEIRLKIVGTRVDKNDIFAIGSLMDDYLGLVS, from the exons ATGTTCTACCAT ATCTCCCTGGAGCACGAGATCCTGCTGCATCCGCGCTACTTCGGCCCCAACCTTCTTAACACCGTGAAACAAAAGCTCTTCACTGAAGTGGAGGGGACCTGCACCGGCAA GTATGGCTTTGTAATTGCTGTCACCACCATTGACAATATCGGTGCTGGTGTGATCCAGCCAGGCCGAGGCTTTGTCCTTTATCCAGTTAAGTACAAGGCCATCGTTTTCCGGCCCTTTAAAGGGGAGGTCGTGGATGCTGTTGTCACTCAAGTCAACAAG GTCGGACTCTTCACAGAAATTGGGCCCATGTCCTGCTTCATCTCTCGACAT TCCATCCCATCAGAGATGGAATTTGATCCTAATTCCAACCCACCATGTTACAAGACAATGGATGAG gacaTTGTGATTCAGCAGGATGATGAGATTCGCCTGAAGATTGTTGGGACCCGTGTGGACAAGAATGACATC TTTGCTATTGGCTCCCTGATGGATGATTACTTGG GGCTTGTGAGCTGA